A single window of Lytechinus variegatus isolate NC3 chromosome 8, Lvar_3.0, whole genome shotgun sequence DNA harbors:
- the LOC121420210 gene encoding ATP synthase-coupling factor 6, mitochondrial-like, protein MLQQVLRTGSQVRPALTVLVRRNLGVSSVVMAKTKAAAPADPVQKLFVDKIREYSNKKKSAGGKLVDSDPQTEKEMQTEIGKLNKMFGGGDMTQFPTFEFKDIDFAAEEKK, encoded by the exons ATGCTGCAGCAGGTATTACGTACAGGAAGCCAGGTGAGGCCAGCTCTAACCGTGCTGGTGAGGCGCAACCTCGGGGTCAGTAGCGTCGTCATGGCCAAGACCAAAGCTGCAGCACCTGCAGACCCGGTCCAGAAGCTCTTTGTGGATAAAATCAGGGAGTACAGTAACAAGAAGAA GTCAGCTGGTGGTAAATTGGTTGACTCTGATCCTCAGACCGAGAAAGAGATGCAGACGGAGATTGGAAAACTCAACAAGATGTTCGGAGGAGGTGACATGACGCAATTCCctacatttgaatttaaag ATATTGACTTTGCCGcggaagagaaaaaataa